The nucleotide window GAGGGAGGTATACGAAGAGTCGGGGAGGCGGTTATATACGGTCACATCGATTAAGCTTCTTGAGCCCATCGTCGCTCCCGGAGAGGCATCTCTTCACCTGCCTGGGTCCGCGACCCGTCTACCTCCCGGCGCCATGCGTAGTATTCGCCGAGACGGACCTCGGCGTAGGAGGCGTAATCGAAGTCGATCTGTGAGATTTGGGCTTGGATGAGTGACCACACGCCCCTGATTAGATTAGCATGTAGTATATGAAAAGCACGTAAGGGACAATACCAGTAGAGTCCGGGAATGCCTCGGAACCGGTCGACGTCTTCGTAGAGTCGGTCGACAATCTCCCCTTGAGATGACTCCGGGATACCCTTGTGGTAGCTGTAGCTCTTGACATATTCGGTCAAGAACTCGCGTCGCACAGAACGGGTGGGCAGCATGTTGTAGTCGCAGTCATAACCGCCCCATTCGGCAAAGTGGTTGACAATGTCGAAGGCGGCAGGTGAGGGGGTGGCATATTCGTAGTCGATGAAGTTGACAACGGCCGCTTCGTCTTCCGAAGAGGCGCTTTCGGGCAACACGATGACGTTCGCGCAAAGAAGGTCACAGTGAGAGAAAACCAACTAGTGTGAGGTTAAATGGTCGTTCCGTATAACAGGGACTAGTGCTACGTACTCCACCATCGCCTAGGCCCTTTCCATCGTCTAGCTCGCTGACAACCCGCTCCAGCTCCTTTTGCAGACTAAGTCTCCGTTGGCGCTGCTCCTCCGTGGTCGTGGGCAGAGCAAGGATCCATTTTTGGAGCACACTCCACATGC belongs to Aspergillus luchuensis IFO 4308 DNA, chromosome 3, nearly complete sequence and includes:
- a CDS encoding putative ethanolamine kinase (COG:I;~EggNog:ENOG410PGII;~InterPro:IPR011009;~PFAM:PF01633,PF01636) → MHAEDRRPFRHIPLSYNHADSHASALRLILTLNPHWEGPDNKIEFVRFTDGITNTLLKIINRKPGLTEEQIDQEAVLMRAYGNHTEILIDRERETRSHALLASHGLAPPLLARFNNGLLYRFLRGRPASAEDLATPAVWRGVARRLAQWHAVLPIKGAATPLMPAEDVTLMQHVDEATAHCQKLKHEDISVITPKQPGPSMWSVLQKWILALPTTTEEQRQRRLSLQKELERVVSELDDGKGLGDGGLVFSHCDLLCANVIVLPESASSEDEAAVVNFIDYEYATPSPAAFDIVNHFAEWGGYDCDYNMLPTRSVRREFLTEYVKSYSYHKGIPESSQGEIVDRLYEDVDRFRGIPGLYWGVWSLIQAQISQIDFDYASYAEVRLGEYYAWRREVDGSRTQAGEEMPLRERRWAQEA